The DNA window GGGGGTAACACCTGAAAATCATTTCCTGCCACTATTAATGCAGAACATCAAATTTCAGGGGGCATTGCGCGAACAGCGCTCGCTGCTACTACTACAGACCCAACTGGCGGGTCTTAAGGATACAATCACCCAATTCGAACAACATCCTCAGGCAAGCCACGTTCGTGCCGAGATTTCCCGCTCACACCTGAATCATCAGACATTAGCCACGTCCATTACCATCGCACTCAATGCTCAGCAAAGCAAGGTCGACAGCCTGGCGGTCGAGATATTGGACAGCTACAAAACACAACTGGCCAATTATACGCGCCAAGCCCAATTTGGCCTGGCGCAAGTGATTGAACACGCAACTGAAAAAACAGGGCATCCCTGATGGTCTGGCGACGACTGACAATCCCTGCAATGATCGCGGCACTCACGGCTTGTGGCGGACAACCCACCACGACCGAACCGACGTTGGACAGTCTCAAGAACACATCCATTCGCATTGAAAAATCGTCTTCAGTCAAGGCCGATGTAGCCAAGGCCATGGACACCTATGAAGACCTTGCCACCAACAGTGACGACACGCAGCTGAATGCCAAGGCCATGCATCGCCTGGCAGAACTGGAAATGCAGCAGATTGAACGCCAGCTGGAACAAACCGATTCTGGTCAGGTGGATGCCAAAAGTTACGACAAAGCCATTTCCTGGTACCAGAAGCTGCTCGCCAATTACCCCAATTATGCCGAACGTGAAAATGTACTTTATCAGCTGGCCCGTGCCTACGAACACAGCGGCCGTACCGACAAGGCGCTACGTGCCCTTAAAATACTGACCCGCGACTACCCAAAATCGGAACGCGCGCCAGAGGCAAGTTTCCGCCGGGCGGAAATATTATTCAATCAACAGCAATTTCGTGACGCAGAACTGGCTTACGCCAGTGTAATTACCATCAACCGCAACTCCCAGTTCTATGAGCAATCGCTTTTCAAATACGGCTGGTCCATCTACAAGCAGGATCGCTGCAATGACTCACTGGACCCGTTTTTTGCACTGCTTGATTTGAAACTTAATCGCAATGACATGCCATCTGAAATTGAGTCACTTGACTTCCTCGGCCGAGCCGACAAGGAACTGGTCAATGAGACTTTTCGCGTCATCAATCTTTGCATGGCACAACAGCGCGGCGCCATCACCTTAACTGAATATCTACACAACAAACCACCGCGCATCTATGAATTTTTACTCTATTCATCGCTGGCGGAATACTATTTAAAGCAAGAGCTTCCCGTTGAATCCGCCAAGACATACAGCGCCTTTACTGATCGTGCCCCATGGCATCCTTATGCCGTCGCATTCCAGGATAGCGCGATCAAGGTTTACCACGACAAGGCGCTAACAGACTTGATCATCCCCGCCAAACGAGAATTTGTACGCCGCTATAATGCATTGTTCGACTATTGGGATACGCATATTCATAATAATTATTTTGAGCATCTGGTCCGCGCCGACGAGAAAGCCAAAACCTTAATCCGCAGCCAACTGCGCACCCACATGGCCGACCTGGCGGAATATCACCATGCCAAGGCGCAAAAATCCAAGATCGTGCTCGACTATCAGGAAGCCGTCTCCTGGTATCGCGCTTATTTGAAAAACTTCCCCGATGGTGAAAACGCGCCGCGCATCAACTTCCTGCTTGCCGAGGCATTATTCGAGGACAAACTGTACGCCGACGCAGCGCGCGAGTACGAACGCACCGCTTATGAATACCCGGAACACCCGCAGGCCGCAGAAGCGGGGTATGCGGCGCTGGTCTCGTATAGCGAACAGGAAAAGCTGCTCAAAGACGAGGAGAAGAGCACCTGGCATCATGGCGCCTTACAGAGCGCACTGACTTTTGCCCGCACCTTCCAGCACGACGCGCGCACACCCAAGGTACTGGTCAAGGCCGCCAATGAACTGTATCAGGCACGGCGCTATGATGAGGCCGTTATCGCCGCACAAACAGTGCTTGACCGCTATCCAAAAGCCAGTGACGAAACAAAGCGCACGGCACTTACTGTGCTTGCCCATACTCAATTTGAAGAAGATCATTATGAAGTAGCCGAACTTTTCTATACCGAACTCAGGGCGCTACTCAAACCCGGCGACGAAATGCTCAAGGAAGTTGATGAGCGCCTTGCGGCTTGTATTTACAAACAGGCAGAACACTTCCGCGCCCAGGGCGCACTCACCAGCGCCATTACCGAATTCAAGCGCCTGATTGAAACCGCACCCAATTCGTCTGTACGGCCCATGGCCGAATTCGATATCGCCACCACCTATATCATTCTCGATGACTGGGAGAAGGCCGCAGACACTCTTGAAGCATTCAAGAAAAAATATCCCGACCACCAATTACGTGGCGCCGCTGATGAAAAGCTTGCAGTCGCTTATGTTCGCCTGGCAAAACATGCCGAGGCTGCAAAGGCTTTGGTCGGTCTTGCCAAAAAGGATGAAAACCCGCAAACCCGCCGCGAGGCCATCTGGCAGGCCGCCGAACTCTACGAGAAGAGCAACGACTTGCTTCAGGCATCGGTCACTTATGTTCAGTACGCGGATCAATTTCCATCGCCACTTGAACCTGCCATTGAAGCGCTTTATCGGGCTGGCAAACTTTATATCAAGCAAGGCAAGGATTATTACTATCTGGTGCAACTTGAAAAAATTTACGTCGCCGATCACGACGGTGGTAACGAGCGCACCAATCGCACCCGCTTCCTTGCCGCACAAGCTGCATTTGAACTGGCGGAGCCTCACTTCAAGCGTTATGAAGATGTGCGCCTGGTTGAACCGCTACGCAAGAATATGGAATTGAAACGGCAACTGATGAAACAGGCATTGGAGGCGTATACCAAGGCCTCTGAAATCGGCGTCGCCGACTACACCACCGCCGCTACCTTCCGCATCGCGGACATGTATGCCGATTTCAGTCACAAACTGATGGAATCCGACAAGCCAAAGAACTTAAATGACGAGGAAATGGAGCAATACAATCTCATGCTTGAAGAACAGGCGTTTCCGTTTGAGGAAAAAGCCATAGGCCTGCATCAAACCAACGCCGACCGCATTGCGGGCGGCCTGTATAATGACTGGACCCGCAAGAGCCTGGCAGCACTCGCCAAGCTCGTGCCGGCACGTTATGGCAAGATGGAACGATATGAACCTGCGATCAATGTCATCCGTTAAACGCTTAGCAGGACTGCTGCTCACCGCCGTCCTGCTAAGCGGCTGTGGCGGCGCGACCGATCCCGTACGTCCGCGCACCGATGCGCCACCACCACCCGCCCCAATCACTGGCGCCAAGGGCGGGGCGGCGGCAACGGCCGCCGCGTTGGTCGATCCCGCCGCCCAGGCGGATTATGATCGCGCCCTCAAGGCAATGCAGGACCAAAAATTCGGGGACGCCGAGACCATTTTTTTTGAACTGGTCAAAAACCATCCCGATTATGCCGGCCCCTATGCCAATATCGGCATCCTCTTTAAGCGCAAGGGCAAGAACAACGAAGCCGAACAGGCCTTCAAGAAGTCGTTGGAGCTTAACAAAGAAAATGCCGATGTTTATAATCATCTGGCCATTTTGTACCGGGATCAGGGCAAATTCGATCTGGCACGCCAAACCTATGAGGCCGGACTCCAGATCGCCCCTGCGCATCCGCATTTGAATCTCAACCTGGGGATCTTGCTCGACTTGTATCTTAACCAACCAGAAAAGGCGCTTGGCTATTTTCAGACGGCACAGAAACTCAACCCTGACGACAAGCAGATTAAGATATGGCTCGCCGACATTCAAAAACGTCTCATCGCCAAGCACTAATTGCAGCATTAGTGTTCACCGGTATTGGGCTTAAGCCACTGCCCCTCTATGCCGAAGAGATCCAAACCCTCAACGTCGAGGGTATGACCATTTACGGCCAGCGCGAGCTGCCGAAGGTGATGTACATTGTGCCCTGGAAAAAAATGGACACTGCGGACATTGATAAACCCACGACCGGTAGTTTGGTGGCCGATGTACTCGACCCTCTGAACCCGGAGTTATTTCAGCGCCAGGTACGCTATCATGACCTGATGCAAAATATGCTTGCCTCGCCCGCGCGTTAACTTTTTTCCTAAATTCAGACATACCACTCTAAACCCATTACACTTGCGATCGATATAATCTCAGCACCCTGTGTTGTTAAGGAGAATCTAATGGAAGCACTGAATGGTCTGGTCCGCTTTTTCCAAAATGGCGGCTTTTTCATGTATTTGATCCTGCTGGTCACCTCGGTCGGTCTGGCGATTGCGGTGGAGCGTTTCCTCTACCTCAGCCGCGCCAGCGCCAGCAGCCGCAAGGTTTGGGATGACGTCGTGCCGCTAGTCCAGCGTGGCAACATTGACCAGGCGATGAAGCTGGCCAGCGAATCCAAGGCGGCCATGGGGAACATGCTGGCCTACGGTCTGGCGCGGGTCAAAAACCGGGCCGAGCACCGCGACGAAATCGAAACCGCGATGGAAGAAGGCCTGATGGAAGTCATCCCCAACCTCGAAAAGCGCACTCACTACCTGGCCACGCTGGCCAATGTCGCGATGCTGCTCGGACTGCTCGGCACTGTCTCCGGCCTGATCGATGCCTTCGGCGCCGTCGCCCACGCCGAACCCTCGCAAAAGGCCGAACTGCTCTCCGCCGCGATTGCCGTCGGTATGAACGCGACCGCGTTTGGCCTGGGCGCAGCCATCCCGATGATGCTGATCTACTCTTTCCTGCAAAGCAAGACCACCGCGCTGGTGGATAGTCTGGAAATGGCCGCAGTCAAATTCCTCAACATGCTCGACACCGCCAACAAGAGTGGAAAAGGCGCATGAGAAGCCGGCTTCGCCGCCGGGGGCATGAAACCCCCGACCTTGAGGTAACGTCATTCATCAACCTCATGGTGGTCCTGGTGACATTCTTCCTGGGATCGGCGACTTATTTCCAGAACGCCGTGCTGGAACTCAATATCCCGCCTGCGGTTACCGGTGCGGCGAATCCGAGCGAGGCGCTGCAACTGGAAGTTACCATTCGTCCAGATTCGCTGGATGTCGGCGATCACAAGGGTGGGCTGATCCAACGCATTAAAAACAAAAACGGCACCTATGATTTCAAAGGCCTCAACGAAACACTGAAACAAGTCAAAGTGCGTTTCCCCGACAAAAAAGACGCCGTCATTTTGTCCGAACCCAACACCCCGTATCAGGTCCTCGTGAAAACCATGGATGCCACGCGTACCTTTGCCGTGGTCTCCGCCGGCTCGGTGCGCTTCGGTGAACTGTTCCCCGACATCTCGCTGGGCGACGCGCCAGGGACTCAACCATGAAAATGTCGCGTCGCGCCAAGCGCATGCAGCGTCATCACCGGCGCAAGGGACATGCCACCATCAACCTGGTACCGATGATCGACTTGCTGACGGTATTAGTATTCTTCCTGCTGGTGAATGCTGGCGATGTGCAAAATATGCCCACCACCAAGAGCCTGAAATTACCCGAATCCACCGCCCAAGGCGCGGCCAAGGAAACGGTTGTCGTTATGGTCACTGCCCAGGACATCGTCGTCGAGGGGCGCAAGATCGTCACCACCGACGAGGCCATCAATCTACAGAACAGTTTCATTCCGGCCCTGGTGGAAGAATTGCGCTATCAGGCGCAACGCACCAAGGCGCTGAATAGCAAAACCGCCGTCCCCGACGAGATCACCATCATGGGTGACAAGGCCATCCCCTATGTACTCTTGAAAAAGATCATGGTGAGCTGCACCCAGGCGCAATACAACAAAATCTCGCTGGCAGTCTCCCCGCAAACGGTAAAGGCGGAATAATGAGCGCGACGTTAGCGATGACTGCCCCCACCATGCCTTGGACCAGCAACGCTGCGGATGAGCGCCGTTTTCGCATCATCAGCACGGTGTGTATCATTCTCGCCCTGCTGCTGGGTGTGGCCCTGAATTTGCTCCGTGTCCCACCGCCCCCCGTGCGCGAAGCTGCAATCGTGCCGCCGCATCTGGCGCAGATCATCATGGAGCGCAAACAAATCGAAATCCCCAAGGTTGAGCTACCACCGGCGCCGGAACTGCCCAAACTTGAGGAGAAAAAGCCGGAGCCTGAAGTCCCCGCGAAAGAGGTTAAAAAAGAGGAACCAAAACCGGAGGCCAAACCTGAGCCGCAGCAGGCACCGCCTGTTCCAGCCGTTGCCGAACAACCGCAGGCTAGAGTCGAAGCCGCGCGTAAAAAAGCAGCCGCCAGCGGCGTCCTGGCCATGAGTGACATGCTGGCCGATTTGCGTGACTCTGCACCGGCAACAACCGCGAGCACTAACAAACCGGCGCAGGAACTGATCACCAGTGGCCAAAAAGAAAGCGCCAAGGCCACCTCTATTCTGGTGGGCAAAGCCAGCAAAGGCAGCGGCGGCATCGATACGTCCAAATTTGGCCGCAGTACCGGCAGCGGCGCCGATCTCGGCGGCCGTCAGGTTGCCAGCATCAGCAGCGAAATTGCCAATCAGGAGGCCAGCGGCAGCAGTGTAGCCAGCGCAAACAAAGCCAAGGGCGAACGCAGCAGCGGCCGTTCGGAAGATGAGATTGCCCGCATCATGCAAGCCAACTACAACGCAATTTATGCCATTTATCAACGCGCACTGCGTAGCAACCCGGCATTGCAGGGCAAAATCGTATTCAAGATCGTGATCGACCCCAGCGGCGCCGTCACTGAATGCAGTATTGTTTCTTCTGAATTGGGCGACGCCGACCTGGAGCGCAAACTGACACTCAAGATCAAGAGCATCAATTTTGGCGCCAAGGATGTTTCAGCCACATCGGTCAACTATCCGATGGAACTCTTGCCGAACTAATTAATGCGTATTGGTCATTGTCTACGCAAATACGCAAACTGGCCGAAAGCTAGGCGCAAATGGATATTGACGCTATTCTCCTCGCCGGACTGATTTTCGCCGCTGCATTACTGTATGCCGCAGTCGGTCATGGCGGCGCCTCCGGCTATCTTGCCGCGATGGCCTTGTTTGGTATCGCGCCCGCCACCATGAAACCCACCGCCCTGGCGCTGAATGTCCTGGTGGCCAGCATCGGCACATATCGTTTCGCACGCGCCGGACATTTCGACCGACGCCTATTTTTGCCGCTGGTATTGTGTTCCGCGCCCGCCGCCTTCATTGGCGGCTATTGGCAACTGCCCGCCGTTTTTTACGCCCCGTTATTGGGTGTTGTTCTCGCCTACACCGCCCTCTGGATGTGGCGTGGCGCACCCACCTCCCACCAGGAACGAATTCACACACCACCCACACTGCCCTTATTAATCAGCGGCGCCGGTATCGGCCTGCTCTCCGGCTTGACCGGTGTCGGTGGCGGCATTTTTCTCAGTCCGCTCATGATCATGCTGGCCTGGGCTCCCACGCGCACTGTGTCGGCGATTGCCGCGCCGTTTATTTTGGTTAACTCAATCGCAGGCTTGATCGGTTTGAGTAGCGCCGGAATTAGTTGGCCACAGTCATTGCCGTTATGGGCATTGCTGGCGTTGGTGGGCGGGTTGATTGGGGCTGAGTATGGCAGTCGCTACCTCAGCACACCCTACATCCGCCGCGCATTGGCATTAGTGCTGGTCGTGGCCGCATTGAAAATGATCGCGCGCAGTTTTTCCTGAACACATTCTCAAAAAAAGGCAGTACGCCAGCTTCTTCCTACCCCTTCTTACGGCTTTATTTATTTTTTACCGTCTACACAGTGTGCTTGGTAACCCTTGCCATTCATCATGAGTTTTGCCACCCCCTTTTTTAGACAATAAAGCCCTATTAAATATATAGATATGAACAACATCCCGTCCGGCCAAGGATGCGCCATCCAAGACATGAAAATAGGTTATTTAACATTCCCGCCTGAGCTCGGCTCAACTATTCACCCCACTGGCCGTTATGTTTTCGTGGCCCAGTCACCGCCACAGGACTGGCCGAGTGGATCAGTCCCATATCGAATATTCTCTGACATCAAAGACAAGGGGGTCTCATGAACTCGTTCCTCGCTCCCGCTGCGGCCATCATGAATCGCATGCGTTATTCCCAAAAGTTTGCACTCATTACGCTAATCGTCTTCGTGCCGATGATGATACTCGCCACCATGCTGCTGCAACGTATCCACGATGAAATTAATGTCACCCGGCAAGAACAGCTCGGGCTGCAATACCTGAAACAAAGCCGGCAACTGTTGCAACACATCGCCCAACACCGGGCGATGACGGGGGCCTACCTCAATGGCGATCAAAGTTTCCAAAGCAAGATTATGGACAAGCGCGGGACTGTTGATGCTGCGTTCACCAAGCTGAAAGAGATGGAGAGCAGCGAGAACACTCGTCTCGAGCTCAACAGCGAGCTAAGCGCCCTGCAAAGTAAATGGGAAACCATTAAGAACAGCTCCATGAGCATGTCCCCACCCGAGAGCCTCAAGACACACACCGCCCTGCTGGCGGATGTGCTCGACTACAACGCACGCATTGCCGATAACAGCCAGATGAGTCTGGACGGTCATGCAGATGCATTTTACCTCGGTGACATTCTGACCAACAAATTGCCGCTGGCCCTCGAATCCCTGGGTCAGGGACGTGGCCTGGGGGTATCGATCGCGGCCAAGGGCGAAATTACACCCGAGCAAAAAACCAAGATCTCGGTACTGCTTGATCGCGTCAATATTGCCATCCAATCAGTCAAATTCGAAGCCAAGTTGGCCACCAAACATGACGTGGGATTACAGGCCAAGCTCGACAAGGGGTTTGAAGAGGGTGCCGCAGCAATCGCCATGCTCACGAATTTCTACACCACCGCGTTTATAGACGCCACGGCCATCCAGGTAAAACCAAACGAGGTCTTCGATACAGCCACCTTTGCCATTGATAAAAGCTTTGAGAACTATGATTCGGCCCTACCGGAACTG is part of the Gammaproteobacteria bacterium genome and encodes:
- a CDS encoding tetratricopeptide repeat protein, with the translated sequence MVWRRLTIPAMIAALTACGGQPTTTEPTLDSLKNTSIRIEKSSSVKADVAKAMDTYEDLATNSDDTQLNAKAMHRLAELEMQQIERQLEQTDSGQVDAKSYDKAISWYQKLLANYPNYAERENVLYQLARAYEHSGRTDKALRALKILTRDYPKSERAPEASFRRAEILFNQQQFRDAELAYASVITINRNSQFYEQSLFKYGWSIYKQDRCNDSLDPFFALLDLKLNRNDMPSEIESLDFLGRADKELVNETFRVINLCMAQQRGAITLTEYLHNKPPRIYEFLLYSSLAEYYLKQELPVESAKTYSAFTDRAPWHPYAVAFQDSAIKVYHDKALTDLIIPAKREFVRRYNALFDYWDTHIHNNYFEHLVRADEKAKTLIRSQLRTHMADLAEYHHAKAQKSKIVLDYQEAVSWYRAYLKNFPDGENAPRINFLLAEALFEDKLYADAAREYERTAYEYPEHPQAAEAGYAALVSYSEQEKLLKDEEKSTWHHGALQSALTFARTFQHDARTPKVLVKAANELYQARRYDEAVIAAQTVLDRYPKASDETKRTALTVLAHTQFEEDHYEVAELFYTELRALLKPGDEMLKEVDERLAACIYKQAEHFRAQGALTSAITEFKRLIETAPNSSVRPMAEFDIATTYIILDDWEKAADTLEAFKKKYPDHQLRGAADEKLAVAYVRLAKHAEAAKALVGLAKKDENPQTRREAIWQAAELYEKSNDLLQASVTYVQYADQFPSPLEPAIEALYRAGKLYIKQGKDYYYLVQLEKIYVADHDGGNERTNRTRFLAAQAAFELAEPHFKRYEDVRLVEPLRKNMELKRQLMKQALEAYTKASEIGVADYTTAATFRIADMYADFSHKLMESDKPKNLNDEEMEQYNLMLEEQAFPFEEKAIGLHQTNADRIAGGLYNDWTRKSLAALAKLVPARYGKMERYEPAINVIR
- a CDS encoding tetratricopeptide repeat protein, coding for MNLRSMSSVKRLAGLLLTAVLLSGCGGATDPVRPRTDAPPPPAPITGAKGGAAATAAALVDPAAQADYDRALKAMQDQKFGDAETIFFELVKNHPDYAGPYANIGILFKRKGKNNEAEQAFKKSLELNKENADVYNHLAILYRDQGKFDLARQTYEAGLQIAPAHPHLNLNLGILLDLYLNQPEKALGYFQTAQKLNPDDKQIKIWLADIQKRLIAKH
- a CDS encoding MotA/TolQ/ExbB proton channel family protein, which produces MEALNGLVRFFQNGGFFMYLILLVTSVGLAIAVERFLYLSRASASSRKVWDDVVPLVQRGNIDQAMKLASESKAAMGNMLAYGLARVKNRAEHRDEIETAMEEGLMEVIPNLEKRTHYLATLANVAMLLGLLGTVSGLIDAFGAVAHAEPSQKAELLSAAIAVGMNATAFGLGAAIPMMLIYSFLQSKTTALVDSLEMAAVKFLNMLDTANKSGKGA
- a CDS encoding biopolymer transporter ExbD, whose protein sequence is MRSRLRRRGHETPDLEVTSFINLMVVLVTFFLGSATYFQNAVLELNIPPAVTGAANPSEALQLEVTIRPDSLDVGDHKGGLIQRIKNKNGTYDFKGLNETLKQVKVRFPDKKDAVILSEPNTPYQVLVKTMDATRTFAVVSAGSVRFGELFPDISLGDAPGTQP
- a CDS encoding biopolymer transporter ExbD, with the translated sequence MKMSRRAKRMQRHHRRKGHATINLVPMIDLLTVLVFFLLVNAGDVQNMPTTKSLKLPESTAQGAAKETVVVMVTAQDIVVEGRKIVTTDEAINLQNSFIPALVEELRYQAQRTKALNSKTAVPDEITIMGDKAIPYVLLKKIMVSCTQAQYNKISLAVSPQTVKAE
- a CDS encoding AgmX/PglI C-terminal domain-containing protein; this translates as MSATLAMTAPTMPWTSNAADERRFRIISTVCIILALLLGVALNLLRVPPPPVREAAIVPPHLAQIIMERKQIEIPKVELPPAPELPKLEEKKPEPEVPAKEVKKEEPKPEAKPEPQQAPPVPAVAEQPQARVEAARKKAAASGVLAMSDMLADLRDSAPATTASTNKPAQELITSGQKESAKATSILVGKASKGSGGIDTSKFGRSTGSGADLGGRQVASISSEIANQEASGSSVASANKAKGERSSGRSEDEIARIMQANYNAIYAIYQRALRSNPALQGKIVFKIVIDPSGAVTECSIVSSELGDADLERKLTLKIKSINFGAKDVSATSVNYPMELLPN
- a CDS encoding sulfite exporter TauE/SafE family protein, giving the protein MDIDAILLAGLIFAAALLYAAVGHGGASGYLAAMALFGIAPATMKPTALALNVLVASIGTYRFARAGHFDRRLFLPLVLCSAPAAFIGGYWQLPAVFYAPLLGVVLAYTALWMWRGAPTSHQERIHTPPTLPLLISGAGIGLLSGLTGVGGGIFLSPLMIMLAWAPTRTVSAIAAPFILVNSIAGLIGLSSAGISWPQSLPLWALLALVGGLIGAEYGSRYLSTPYIRRALALVLVVAALKMIARSFS
- a CDS encoding nitrate- and nitrite sensing domain-containing protein, with translation MNSFLAPAAAIMNRMRYSQKFALITLIVFVPMMILATMLLQRIHDEINVTRQEQLGLQYLKQSRQLLQHIAQHRAMTGAYLNGDQSFQSKIMDKRGTVDAAFTKLKEMESSENTRLELNSELSALQSKWETIKNSSMSMSPPESLKTHTALLADVLDYNARIADNSQMSLDGHADAFYLGDILTNKLPLALESLGQGRGLGVSIAAKGEITPEQKTKISVLLDRVNIAIQSVKFEAKLATKHDVGLQAKLDKGFEEGAAAIAMLTNFYTTAFIDATAIQVKPNEVFDTATFAIDKSFENYDSALPELGALYNARIASGTKAMWLDGGLAVAVLGLVAYMFGGLYSSIETNIVQTGQAAQRLAGGTAPGRRRSHHSPHH